From the Anopheles stephensi strain Indian chromosome X, UCI_ANSTEP_V1.0, whole genome shotgun sequence genome, the window ACGCACGGGATCGGAAGGGGGGGGGTTGATGATCGATAAAATGATCTCATCGCAACACGCTCCCGCTGCATTACAcagccacaaacacacacacacacacactcattgcCAGCCCCATATTggtggaaaagggggaaatcagaaaataaaatctgctGTGCTGACGCAGCTAAGAATGCCGCTACACGATCATGCGAGGGGAGGAAGGAGAACACACAGCTCATATTTTTCCGGCTTCAGTTAATTGCACGCATATCCCTCAAACCTTTGTGGCACATaaaatgaacgaaaaaaaaaattgccataCGAGTGTTTTGTGATCAATTTCACAATCCACCTCTCACGCTCacctgcaacaacaacacgagACGGAGGAACTCGTCGCTCCATACTGCTGTGTGTGATCGCGTGGTGAATCCGCGCGCACGCGTGAGATGCATCGTCAAGTgtggagcgcgcgcgcgcgatcgcgcgtgtgtgtgggtcatCCCATGATGATCACCTCACTACCACACCAAACACCACGGATACCCACCCACCCGTGATGGGGGTCTTTTGTGCACTGATTCTTGAAGGCAGGTAAGTGGGCCAGAGTGAgagtgggagggggggggggggtggaagGTACACATACAATTTCTGTACGTGTGCGTTTAGCTCCCGGCTGGCTCATCTGATCTGATCGACGCGATTAAATTTGCTTAGAAAAGTctaatttgtgtgtgtgtgtgtctttgtcgGAAGTCCGGAGAAATGTTTTCTTATGAGATCACTTGCTTGCTGTCTTCCAATTTCAGCCCTTATCAGCCATTTTATAAGGCTGGGAGCAGCTCACTTACAGCACGAAGGAAACACCGGCCTACCCCCGCGATCGATTTCATGATCACCGGAATCTTTGCAAAGATTATTTGTGAATGTTGAGCTTTTTTCGTCTACAAGGTACAACCATTACCACAGGTAGAGCACTTCATTAGCTTATCTCtcaagatgtttatatattaCCGGTTGGACGTGCAGCGCATTTCAGGCTTCAGGCTGTTTGTGTTATATGACCTAAAAAAAACATGCGTCAACCGGCAATTCATAGGGATAGAATTGCCCAtagttgtgtgtatgtgtgtttactgTAAAAAAACACTCCGGCACaaacacctacacacacacaagcacgccACAGTTTGCCCGAACTACCAGAGATGAAAATAACAATGATTTCACGTATCGTAGTACCACCACTCGCAGGCCGTGTGTGAGATGATTTCACCTCGGGCTATCATGCGTGAGCGCACTGGTGCTGCTAGTCATAAAACCGCAGGTGGTGAGCAAAACAAATGTGCAAACATGAGACGATGTGCTCATCACACCTCATTCACATCTCTCAACCCCTGGTGCGAGAATCCCAGTCCAGTCCAAGCACCGGCCAACTTTCGCCGACAGCAAATGCATTCTCTGCGCGATcgctcgctcgatccagtATTGTCGCGGAAAATTTTACATCTTAAAATAGTTCCTAAAAATCCAAAAGCACACATTCAACCAGGTTCCGTCTCGTTCCTTCGCGTACGAGGTGGTCACCGCGTGTGGCGAGCCGGCGTTGGTTTTTTGTAGCGGTGcatgtgtgctgctgctaggGACACACCACTACACATCCCCACGAAAGGAGGAGCGGTTGTAAGGAATGTTAAAAGACGGAAAGAAGAATTCTCCATCCACTTCATTACCCTGTATGGAAATACGCGTTGACCAGACGCGCGTGGCTGCCCATCATGCGTTACCCCATCGCACCACCGTACCACCCTGGGGTTCGGGGcttgcaaaacaacaacaaaacgccATAGGAAAAAGCTATCATCTTTCTTCTATTACTCACCCCCAATCTTCGGGTTACTGTCGTCGGAATCGCTGTAGGCCATTTTGGAGTTGCTGGCGCTGCTGCTATTTCGCTTCGTCCGCGTTCCGGCAAATTCGTCCGTTATAACCACAGCAAACGGCTTTTTATTGCACCGGTTTTGGGGTCGGTTCGAAAACGGTTACCTTAACGGTCCGTGGAGCGCGAATACGACCTGCTGCTGCCTATGCCGAACCGAAGCTCGATCACGCACACTCACGCGCACTAGCAATAGCCCACTCTGGATGCGTCCTTTCTGGTGATAGTTTTATCCGTGTTTGCGCTAGAAATTTAACGAAGTAAtagtggagaaaaaaagggaattgtTAATCTACCGGTAGGAAGGAAAATCTGGCCGAGAAACGGTTTCTTGACCATTTGTGCGGCTATCAGCCAAACACAaatgcacatacacaccagaGATACTATCTCGTTTACTCACAGGCCACCCAGAAatagacacacgcacacacacacctacttGTGTGCGGCGTGGTATTGTAAAAAGTGATTCGCTTTGCTTCTGTGTCCCGAATTGGCAGGATGAAGGATTCAGCATTACTGAATTAGGCAAcaaggtgtgtatgtgtgtattgcAAAATAGATAAGTGCAGCATCAATAAAACGATATTATTACAAATTTCTGTAAACGAATTTTAACATACTTCAGCCAAAGCGGGAACGCATTGCCGcctacagaaaaaaagagaaagaacaGAGGTGAGGCTGATGCTTCCtgcacacgcatacacagcCGGCTGCTATATCCAGAGACACTATCTCGCTTACTCACAGGCCACCCAGGAatagacacacgcacacacacctaccTGTGTGCGGCGTCGAATTGTAAAGTGATTCGCTTTGCTTCGGTGTATCCCTAATTGGGAGAAGCAGGACAGCACGATGAAGGAAGCAGCATTACTGAATTAGGCAAcaaggtgtgtatgtgtgtattgcAAAATGGACAATTGCAGCATCAATAAAACGATATTATTACAAATTTCTGTAAGTAAATTTTAACATACTTCAGCCAGTGCGGCAACGCATTGTCGcctaaagaaaaaaagaagaagaaagaacaaaGGCGAGGCTGATGCTTCCtgcacacgcatacacacatgtATACACAGCCGGCTGCGCTTCACAATTGTGTGTGGCTGCATACTTTTCCTAAccttacaaaacaaaaaatgcaaatggCGAAATACTTACATTCAGTGCTTTCTCGCGTTTACCGATGCGGCTTTCACtgcaaaacactcacacacacacacacacaccggtgcGGTAACCGCAAAAGGGCTGGCGATAGAACAAAAAacgttgttttttattcttgcTGCTTCGGGAGACCGactctgtgtgttttttttcgttctctgTTGTCGCACAATACAATTAGGAACTGTTGTGTTTGGTTATGCACAGCACACGGGGTAACACGTCCGTTCAACTCAACGTTTGATAGTTAGTGATGTGCGGCGTTCCGGATTACACAGTGACAAGCAATCCGTTGCTGCCCGTTCTGAGAGCGTCTGTTCCGACGATGCGAACGGCCCAAGCGGCAGAAACCGGTGTCGTGATGAGCCAACTCGTTTGACTGCGCTATATGAAGCGGTTTATTAAGCCGAGCATCCGAAACGATAGCTGCAAACTGCAGTTACAGCCTTAATACATCACATTTCGCAATTGAGATGCTTACGTAGCTTCTGTAAGCCAATTaaaatggtcaggatagaggaagggggatttaatcgaataataagcaatatttcatccgacttattcaaccatttttaaccacactgaaagcacactgtgcataaatcctacagtgcctaacaaattttgtcagcgggggccttctcgagtctgttacctaattatttattttatttactatttattatttattgatataatttttaaaattaatttatatgtaCTTGTAATCGTCtacacacgcggtgttgtcaatacggcgtcaagccatcttactagaaatataaaaaaatatttttttaaaattattataaattattattacaacaatttttaacacttctgtttaactcagtagcgaaaagtgaggtCCTTGAGTaggggagggggtgggggaggaTGAGGCATCtgttcagactttagccgggcatctattcagactttaacCAAATTATTTAGGCTTTTGCCCTACTGGAGCTGTATGCCGGTTGGGAATGTGGAACTGTCATCCGTTCTTCATGGCTGGAACGATTCATTCCGTTCCGGTCCATTTTATAACACCCATTTTctctaattttttttgtccacCGAAAGCATACAGACTGATCGTGCAGCAGTGGTTAGAAAATGACCGTAAACACAAATCAAAATTGCACCACAATTCGTTCAACCTTTACCTATCGGGCCAAACAATAAATGGCCATAGTTGTGCCGTGTCTGCATATCCTACTTCGGAGAAGTGCATTAGAGTGTGTAAACGCGCTGGAGCGCTCTCTTCAAGAAACCAAAATAAggagctgtcaaatggaatGGGAGGTGCAAAACACTGTCAtgaccaaggtgtatgtatccatataccttgatcTAAACGTAAAAAATCGGGTGCAAAATGCCAAACATGACATTTGCCATGATTCGATCTCTGTCCTATATAGGCTTTGGTGGGATCTATCATTAAAGGACACGACAAGCAACACACACGATGGAACCGAACGGGGTCGATTCGACAACGGAGGCGACGGCCAACAACCTGCCAGCGGCACCATCGTCAGCCACACCAGCAGCGGAACGATCCAGCTGGGTTACGCTGAACGTGGGTGGGGAAATTTTCACCACCACCCGGTTAACTTTGACGAACCGCGAACCGAACAGCATGATCGCGCGGATGTTCGCCCAGGATCAGCTGAAACCATCGGACCAGGATGCGCACGGTGCGTATCTGATCGATCGGAACGGGTACTACTTCCGCCCGATATTGGACTATCTGCGGCACGGGCGTGTCGTGTGCGACAAGCACGTTAATTTGCAGGGCGTTCTGGAGGAGGCCCGATATTATGGGCTGGACGGGTTGGTGTCGCTGATCCAAGACATCCAGCAGGCGGATGTGTCGCTAACGCGTCTCGACTTTATACGCACGCTCGTCGCCTCGTCACACACGACCGAGCTCCGTTTCCAGGGCGTACACCTGGCCGGCATCAACCTGTCGAAGATGGATCTGCGCAACATCAACTTCAAGTACGCATGCCTCTCCCACTGCAACCTGTCGAACGCCAACCTGAGCTGGTGCTGTCTCGAGCGGGCGGAACTGCGGTTCGCCAACCTGGAGGGTGCCAAACTACACTCGGTGATGGCAAGCTGTGCGGATCTGCAGGGGGCGATCCTGAAGGGCTGCGATCTGACCAGGTGTAGTCTCGAAAGCGCTAACATGAAGGGTGCCACGCTGGAGGGTAGCACGATGGATGGCGTTAGTTTGCGTGTAGCCAATCTGAAGTCTGCCAACATGCGCAACTGTACGCTGTACGATGCGGATATGGCCGGGGCCAATCTTGAGGTAAGCTGGAACACACGGGCACGTTGCCAACTCAATCACCCGTAACGTTTATTTCTTCCCCCTATTCGTAGGCCTGCGATCTTACCGGTTGCAATCTGGAGGGAGCAAACCTACGCGGTGCTAACCTGAAAGGTGCTCAGCTGGAAAAGCTAATAACACCCGTGCACATGTCGCAAATCGACATCTAATCTTCCAGCCATCTGTCCACCAAGGGTATACTGTACAGAGCAGGGCGCGCAGTTAAAGAGTCTGTAAAGAAGCAGAGCAACGCGATCATTCCATTTGGCAGGGTCGTTTACATGTACATAGTTTAGAGCTTAAAGATAATAGAATAGAATCACATGCATACgtaacgaacgaacgagccATCCAACGCGTATAAGCCTACTGTTAAGCTTTGTTTAACTGATACGTAAGTTTATTAAACGTTTCAGCACAAATGCTATTGTCCTGATTTACATATATGTTGCCTGAGTTTGCAAGACGCCAAGACGTAAATTAGCAAAATAGGTCCGAAAATACGCTTTAGAATCTTTCTTGTCTATCAAATCTGTTAAATATTGATTATTCTCTTATTGAGTTCGATGCTAAAACGGATACCGAAAGATTGAGTGTGGTAAAAGTTGCATCAGAGTCGTTTACAGTCTGAGCAGAAGAAGAGACGTTGTGCTGGATACTTCCGCATAGATAGAGCAGTTATTCGGAGCTACCAACGAACGGTGGGTTTCGCATCACTTACCGGGCAGTGTTCATCCTCAACACGCGACCCAACACGTGATCTGAATCATAGCAAGTGCCTCCGCTGGCGATGCTGAATAAATGCTGAATCTAATGTTATGGACAAAGACTATTAAGACTCTTAACACTTAAGACTTCAGACTTCAGAGACatccagattttttttatatcatttaGTTATAgcggctttgggtctttgagagcTCATTCGCCTTTTTTAGGGAGACCATCCAAGAAGCCAGCAAGTATCGGAGAACTGGAAAGATAAGCAAAACACCAAAACATAGCTCCAGTTTGGGATATCACCTCTCTCAAGAAAAGCTCTAGAGGTACCGGATATTGCGTCAAGAATGGGTGCAACTTTCCTTCGCCCATCGAAGGTCACAAAGCTTCATTCGTTATACGTTTGGAAAGCTTTCACTGCTCGTACGGCGGACAATGCTATGGGTTGCGCTCTGTTGCCACAGCATTGCTCTAGCAACGGGAAGAAATTCCCCCCCTTTGCCTGTGCTTAAACCTTCGGTCCCGCGGTTGCAAGTCTACGCGCGAATCGTGtcttaaaatattaatttacagCCAGCTCATCAATATTCATTGACGAAAAAACAGTTAATGAGTTTTCGCTTCCGCTTACCGGGCGAGCTGCCATCCGATGTATTTAAAACCCCGACTAAAGGAAGGGTAAAGATGGCGCCCGCCAGCGTACactacccttttttttctctctaagTTGAACTATTCACCGACCTATTGCCAGGTTTTGGCTTCACTTTTCGCTTCCCTTACGCGAATCGCAAGAGCAGCAACGTGCGCGTGCGGGCAGAGGGGGAAAGAACAAACGAGCGAGCTAATATTGACGAAGGATGCGAACCGCGGATTAGCTGATGGTCGAACGGACTTTAAAATGGTGGCTTTTGCGTGGTACGTGAAGAAGTGAAGCGTCACGTCAGGAGGCAAATTATCTTGCAGACGGAAGGTCTCGTAAGCGGACGAGGGACAACGGCGATGAGTTTAAAAGCGGATGGCAACTTTGTTGAGGTTAGAAAGCGCGCGTGAGGATCTTCAGCTTCATTTTGTTGTCGTGTAGCTTAGTGGTGGTAGAACGGAAGCTGAACTGAAGTTGATGTTAGATTCATATCTAGAGTTAAAAAGAGCGAAGCGTAGGGGCAGCAGGAAGGATTGTCAAAGACTTGCAATCGACTGGTGGGGACacatttttttgtagttgctAACAGCGGAAACACCTTCCGGAGATCAATCAAAAGTTTTCTCGCTCCAGCTCACAACCCCTGACACATTCTCGCCTGTAtttttgtagttgttgttggtcTGTTCTGTTTACTGCTCATGATGTCAGCGTTGGCGATGGAAACAGGCCTACAGAGTCCCGATAGTAGGGGGTTTGCTGCATCCACAACCACCGGATGGTGAGATGGTGCAGCGTTCTGCGTGTGTGGGTATGTGTGTTGTGGCATTTTCAGCGTGATGTTATGCGGATGACGGTTCTGCCAGTTAGTATAAAAGGAAACATGATATCAGAACGAACCTGTTCCAAGCACTAAAAAAAATCGGCAGTTCCCTATGGGTGGTCAACGTTGAAACTCCAGCCAGGAGCTTTATGCAATTGATTTGACCGTCGTGGTGCCACGCAACTGAATTCACTGACACTGGAGCACTTTTTTCCGACACTttgaaattttgtttgaaaggATATTGTTGCTGATGCCACCAGCtaaggaaaagaaataaacatCGCTGATTGACAACTTTAACAACGCTTCAAGGGTTAATGGGTTGCTCGGGATCCTGCACAGAGCCTAGTGTGACCAGTTCCGACGAGTGATTTTTTAGGTCCGTGCTATGCCATTGTGAGTTACGCTTTGATGTACCGTTTACAGAGAGCAGTTACGTTGAAAACGTTTGGATTAGTTTGACTTTTCTGCCCATAGCCTTTCTTCGATATGACTTCGCCAAATGTCCCTTTTGTAGTTACTTGCTTAGAGTTCCAGTAGAGAACATACGGCGACACGAGAGGGTAACAATGGTGAAGTACAGCTTTGACAAGGTTTTGTATGAAAGTGGCAGGCCAGTGAAGGTGTCAACCTATTACGAGATCTAAAGTTTACGAGGCAGGGGCATTGAGCTACGTATCCATTTACGTTTTGAGAGACTAGGACCATACTGTCAgaaacttaaaaacaaaatccggATACTTCAAATATCATCGGGTTAAAGGAAAACTCTAGCCATCAATCATGCATATCGTGTCTTAGTTCGTAAAGATTTGTCTCATCGGTTCTTAAAATATATAGCAGGTTCTAAGATTTTTTTCCAGGATACTAAAACTTTGGAATTTGCCGATAACTTGCAACAGTTGAGCTAGATATTGGAGGTGAGCTGCACCGGTAATGTGCTTTCCTGCTTTTGTAGCGTGCAAGCTAAAACTCTTAAGCCCTCCATGCTCTTGCAGTAGTCTGCCTGACCGCCCGCAGTTGATTGGGACGTGTAACAGGCTTGTGCGAAACGAGTCAAGcgccagcaaacaaacaggaTCAAAGTGTTGAGTATACAAACACGCGCCTCGCACAGGAAAACATCCCGTGTCCAGAGGTTGAAACGAGGTTGTTTTCGTGCCAGGTCAATCGATGAATCGTTGGTTGGAGGATATGTTTGGCCCctaaacaaaagtaaaaaaaaaaccttggacCCTGGCTGTGTCCGGTCCCGTCGTCCGATGGTGGTAATTGAGTGCTCAGATTCGTATGATGCCTACAAGGGTGCGGTGGGTGACGAACAAGGGAAAGAACCGAGCGGGACTTATTTGGAGAAGTTCAAACAATTAACTCGATTGGCGTAATAATTCGATTATCGTGGCGTAGTGGACTAACCAGAAGGCAGCAGATGAGCGTCCCTGTCCGTCAATTCACATGACCTGACGCCGTATGGACGGTGTTGCTGATGTTTGTAGAGCGTGGGTGTGCTAAGGCAATGCGTGGAAGAATGCAGAAGAAAAGCGGTGATAAATTGTAgacaaaacgaacaaacaagACTGACCGCCTCTGCTGACCTGTTGCGTTGGCTGGTGATTTTAGATGCGGTGCCGATGGATGGGGACTCTCGTACGGAGTGAAATTGAATCAATCGACCGAATAACGTGATCAGTTCATCTTCCGTACCAGGTTCGGTTAGAGGTTTTAAGTGAATCGTTTATTTACTGACAGCTTTGCACAAAACCTATTAAAAGCCAAGTTCGTTAGAGATAACTCCCAGACGAAACGACTCCAACCGTACACAGTTTGTTATCATGTCGTATcacagagagaaaaagagagagagacagagagagagagagagagagagagagagagggaagaaTAAATTTCATATCAAGTTGTTTATAGCTAGAATATGTGAAGATATCTACAAGTTTGTGGCTCTCTTATTGTCTTGCGGTTCGTTGTAGTGTTACGAAGTGTGAATCGCATAAAAGAGATATTCTGGATCAGATTACAAATCATCTCGTTAACAACACCTCTCCAAAGTAAATGACAAATATCATCAAGGTTCGTCAGGAAATGGGTACCAGAGCATTGTCCTGAACAGCAACTTCGAGAGCATGCAAGAAAGAATTCTAATCATTCTAATGATTTGCTGGAGCGCAGTTTCATGTACTTTGAGGACAACCTATTGAGCCGTCCGAATGCATTCAAAACGTTATCCTACCAATGAAACAGTTCCTCTGGCAGAAAGTGAACGTCTGGGTCGGTAGGGGGAAAAGGTAAATTGGCCACCGATAGATCATCTCACCCCACCTCAGTACTTGCTGTCCATTTGGTGGATATCATTGCGCTAGAAGACGCCATCCGCACGGAAGGCATTTGCATTACTGCACACACGCTAGCCGAGTTTTGAACGCCACCACCAGGCCAAAGCCAGCGAAACAACAGCTGTTTACTCGGGAAACTCGGGGATGAAAAACGGTATAGCCGAAGCAGTGCCGAAGCGATGCCGAAGCGCTGCGGAAGGACACTAGGAAAGTGTGGCTGCCGTACTGGCGGGACCAGTCGTGTC encodes:
- the LOC118502836 gene encoding BTB/POZ domain-containing protein KCTD9 — its product is MEPNGVDSTTEATANNLPAAPSSATPAAERSSWVTLNVGGEIFTTTRLTLTNREPNSMIARMFAQDQLKPSDQDAHGAYLIDRNGYYFRPILDYLRHGRVVCDKHVNLQGVLEEARYYGLDGLVSLIQDIQQADVSLTRLDFIRTLVASSHTTELRFQGVHLAGINLSKMDLRNINFKYACLSHCNLSNANLSWCCLERAELRFANLEGAKLHSVMASCADLQGAILKGCDLTRCSLESANMKGATLEGSTMDGVSLRVANLKSANMRNCTLYDADMAGANLEACDLTGCNLEGANLRGANLKGAQLEKLITPVHMSQIDI